AGCCTAAGAAAGGCTTACACGATGGTCTTGCAGGATACATGGCTTTTTCATGGAACTATTTTTGAAAACATTGCCTACGGAAAGGAAAACGTTACCCTTGATGAAGTAATAAACGCAGCTAAGGCCGCAAAAATACATAATTACATCATGTCGCTTCCAAAGGGCTATGATACGATATTAAGCGATAACGGCGTAAATATTTCAAAGGGCCAGAAGCAGCTACTTACAATTGCAAGGGCAATGCTTTTGGATTCAAAAATGCTTATTTTAGACGAAGCAACCTCAAACGTAGATACCCAGACCGAGCACCGCATTCAGGACGCAATGCTTAAGCTTATGAAAAACCGCACATGCTTTGTAATTGCCCACCGCCTGTCAACGATTAAAAACGCCGATACGATTTTAGTTGTAAGAGAAGGTAATATTGTGGAACAAGGCACCCATTCGGAGCTTATGAGAAGCAGAGGCTTTTATTATGATTTATATCATTCTCAATACGTGCTCTAATTTTATGGCAAATTTCTTATAGAGAAGTAACAAAAATCGATTCCCTTGAGACTCAAAAACACAGATTTTTTTCGGAAACCGTATTTTTTTAAGCCCTTGTGAATATATGCTTCACTACTGTTTCACTTTAAACTTACTATATTAATATACCTTTAATACATTTCCCACTCCTTTATAAAGTTTTGTAAAAAGCTTGATTAATATAGCATTAGCATATAAACTATTTATAGCAAAACGAGATTAAGGTAGAAATAAAAACCTATTTTTCATTACGGCTTAAAATATAGAATCACTATTTTAAGCCATTCAAAATATACGATTTTTGTTTCGCTAATGCATTGTTTTGCTATAGGTAACTTTAATTAAATGGAGTGTTTAGATGTATAAATTATTAAAAACCGAGGGAAGAGCAAAAAGAGGAGAGTTCCACACGGTCCACGGCGTAATTCAAACGCCGGTTTTTATGAATGTGGGTACTCTCGCTGCGATTAAAGGCGCTGTTTCCTCTATGGATTTAAAAGAAATAAAATGTCAGGTGGAATTGTCAAATACCTATCATCTTCATGTAAGGCCCGGAGACGAAGTTGTTAAAAAGCTTGGAGGCCTTCATAAGTTCATGGTATGGGACAGGCCTATTTTAACCGATTCCGGCGGATTTCAGGTGTTTTCTTTAACCTCACTTAGAAAAATAAAAGAGGAAGGAGTCTATTTCAGCTCTCATCTTGACGGCAGGAAAATATTCATGGGGCCTGAAGAAAGCATGCAGATACAATCGAATTTAGCTTCAACCATTGCCATGGCCTTTGACGAATGCATTCCGAATCCGGCGGAAAAGGATTATGTCCGTAACTCCGTAGAAAGAACCACCAGATGGCTTATAAGATGTAAAAATAAAATAGACGAGCTTAATTTAAGGGAAGATACCATTAATAAAAATCAAATGCTTTTCGGCATAAATCAAGGCGGTGTATATGAAGATATCCGCATAGAACATGCAAAAACGATTTCTGAGCTTGATTTAGACGGCTATGCTGTCGGAGGCCTTGCAGTTGGCGAAACCCATGAGGAAATGTATCGGATTTTAGATGAGGTCGTTCCCTATTTGCCTCAGAATAAGCCTACTTACCTAATGGGTGTAGGAACCCCCGCAAATATTTTAGAAGCCGTTGAAAGAGGTATCGATTTCTTTGACTGTGTGCTGCCTGCAAGAAACGGAAGGCATGGAAACGTATACACCAATCAAGGCAAGTTAAACTTGTTTAACGCAAAATATGAGCTGGACGACAAGCCCATTGCCCATGACTGCAGCTGCCCTGTATGCAAAACATATTCAAGGGCATATATAAGGCATCTTTTTAAAGCTAAAGAAATGCTTGCCATGCGCCTTTGTGTCCTTCATAATCTTTACTTTTTCAATAACATGATGGAAGAAATCCGTGAAAGCCTTGATAAGGGTGAATTTTCTTCCTATAAAAAAATGCGTCTTCAGGGCTTTAAGGAGAACCCATAATAAGCTTTGCTTGACTAGGCTTTATTTATCTAATATAATATTCTACAGTAATTTGAAGTTCAAATTTAAAATTTAAGGAGTTGTTGAAATGGATTATCCTCAATTCACAGTTTTCCTGTCTACGACTGATAAAACTGTAATATCAGGCGGCGGAGATACAAAAGCAGAAACGTCTGCAGGCACGGCTACAAATACTACCGCTCCAGCAAACGGAGGCATATTAGACATGGGTATGTGGATTGTCATATATGCAGTTCTTATAGGCGGATTATATTTCTTTATGAGCAGGCCTCAGAAAAAACGCGAAAAACAGCTGAAAGAGCTTCAAGCTTCAATCAAAGTCGGCGACAGCGTCGTAACTTCCGGCGGCTTTTACGGAAAAGTAGTCGATACTGCAGATGATTTATATATTATCGAATTTGGAACAAATAAAGGCGTAAGAATCCCTGTAAATAAAGCAGAGGTATTTCCTTCAAAAGAAAAGGCAGCGCTTGACGAGAAATCAAATTAATATTAAGGGTATACTGCAAAACTTATTTTGCAATATACCCTTTTTTATTAAATCTCTAAATGAATTTAAGCAAAGTATAGCAAAATAATTTAATTACAGTAACGAAAACCAAAAATTTTGTATGCTAAAAACTGCCTTTTAAAAGGCAGCTTTTTATTTTTTATTTGATTTGTTCTGTTATCGTAATAAAGTAAGCTTTATTATTTATCGTTAAATTATATTGCTTTGCCTTTGCAGAAAATATTTCTTTTTCTTCTGTTTTATCTATAATACTTCTTCTTAAAAGCATCTCCTGCTCTTTGAATAACCTTTGGCCGTCCTCAACGGTTATTGCAACAAAATTAAAGCTGTCCCCTTCTTTTGCCTGAGCTATCTTATATAAATCTGCTGTTGCCACAACCCCTATTTTAGCATACCCTCCTGCCGTCTGCCTGTCAGCCATGAGTATTATAGGCTTTCCGCTTCCCGGGATTTGTATGCTTCCCATGGATATGCCGTCGGATATGATGTCGCTGCCCTTTTTGCTTTCTATCTTATCGCCTTCAAGCCTGTAGCCCATTCTGTCAAACTGCCCGCTTACAGTATAAGCACTGTTTAGGAAGGTACTTATACCCTTTTCAGTAAAATAATCCGCCTGTGGCCCCAGTATTACTCTTATGCTTTGAGCGCTTTTATATTCAGGAATTGCTTCTTCTGAAAGCTTCTTAAAAGAAAATTCATTGTTCCATTCTCCAAGGTCTATGGTATCACCCTGAGAAAGCTTTTTTCCGTTTATGCCGCCTATTCCAGCTTTTATATCGGTTGACCTGCTTCCCATAATAGGTTCGGTATTAATCCCGCCGCCAAAGGAAATATAGCTTCTTGCACCTGATTTAAGGCCTTTAAAGCTTAATACAGAGCTTTTTTTAACAGGAATGCTTTCCCACATAGGAACGATTTTTCCGTCAATTGCCGGCGTTAAATCTCCTCCCGTAATAGCTATGGAGGAATCTAGCAAAAATTCAATTTCCGGTCCTAAAAGAGATACTTCTAAAACAGCTGCGTCCAAAGGATTTCCCAAAAGCAAATTAGCTGCCTTATAAGCGTAAGAATCCATAACGCCGCAGGCCGATACACCGAATTGCTGAAAGCCATACCTTCCCATATCCTGAATAGTCGTAAAGAATCCCGGGGTTAGTATTTTTATTCTGCCCATATTATTTCTCCTCCA
This is a stretch of genomic DNA from Anaeropeptidivorans aminofermentans. It encodes these proteins:
- the yajC gene encoding preprotein translocase subunit YajC, coding for MDYPQFTVFLSTTDKTVISGGGDTKAETSAGTATNTTAPANGGILDMGMWIVIYAVLIGGLYFFMSRPQKKREKQLKELQASIKVGDSVVTSGGFYGKVVDTADDLYIIEFGTNKGVRIPVNKAEVFPSKEKAALDEKSN
- the tgt gene encoding tRNA guanosine(34) transglycosylase Tgt, producing the protein MYKLLKTEGRAKRGEFHTVHGVIQTPVFMNVGTLAAIKGAVSSMDLKEIKCQVELSNTYHLHVRPGDEVVKKLGGLHKFMVWDRPILTDSGGFQVFSLTSLRKIKEEGVYFSSHLDGRKIFMGPEESMQIQSNLASTIAMAFDECIPNPAEKDYVRNSVERTTRWLIRCKNKIDELNLREDTINKNQMLFGINQGGVYEDIRIEHAKTISELDLDGYAVGGLAVGETHEEMYRILDEVVPYLPQNKPTYLMGVGTPANILEAVERGIDFFDCVLPARNGRHGNVYTNQGKLNLFNAKYELDDKPIAHDCSCPVCKTYSRAYIRHLFKAKEMLAMRLCVLHNLYFFNNMMEEIRESLDKGEFSSYKKMRLQGFKENP
- a CDS encoding 5-oxoprolinase subunit C family protein yields the protein MGRIKILTPGFFTTIQDMGRYGFQQFGVSACGVMDSYAYKAANLLLGNPLDAAVLEVSLLGPEIEFLLDSSIAITGGDLTPAIDGKIVPMWESIPVKKSSVLSFKGLKSGARSYISFGGGINTEPIMGSRSTDIKAGIGGINGKKLSQGDTIDLGEWNNEFSFKKLSEEAIPEYKSAQSIRVILGPQADYFTEKGISTFLNSAYTVSGQFDRMGYRLEGDKIESKKGSDIISDGISMGSIQIPGSGKPIILMADRQTAGGYAKIGVVATADLYKIAQAKEGDSFNFVAITVEDGQRLFKEQEMLLRRSIIDKTEEKEIFSAKAKQYNLTINNKAYFITITEQIK